The following are from one region of the Treponema denticola genome:
- a CDS encoding CPBP family intramembrane glutamic endopeptidase, with protein MHNGISIGKGILWVLVWFGFMILYTILDVSIWRKIAPEHSRVLNIITVILCMTIFLALLMRKTNFRPNLFTNISFQGLILAVGCSILFYFLLDKGLDPIFESFFPSSRENYQQTIQSIRAAPIIGLLDFCILAPILEEILMRGFILEGLSINYGKIVALLISAALFAMLHFNIAQIVPSFICGVILGLLYFHTGSIFSCILAHMGYNLIAYSVIVLPIYNK; from the coding sequence ATGCATAATGGGATATCTATAGGAAAAGGCATTTTGTGGGTGCTTGTTTGGTTTGGCTTTATGATCTTGTATACTATTCTTGATGTTTCGATATGGAGAAAGATAGCCCCTGAACATAGCAGAGTTTTGAACATAATTACTGTTATTTTGTGTATGACTATATTCCTTGCTTTACTAATGAGAAAAACAAATTTCAGACCTAATTTATTTACGAATATTTCTTTTCAAGGATTAATATTAGCTGTAGGCTGTTCCATATTGTTCTATTTCCTTTTAGATAAAGGATTAGATCCCATATTTGAAAGTTTTTTTCCATCAAGCAGAGAAAATTATCAACAAACAATTCAATCAATAAGAGCTGCACCAATTATCGGTTTACTTGATTTTTGCATACTTGCACCTATTCTTGAAGAAATCTTAATGAGAGGATTTATACTTGAGGGTCTATCAATAAATTATGGAAAAATTGTTGCCTTACTTATATCTGCAGCACTCTTTGCTATGCTCCATTTCAATATAGCCCAAATAGTTCCTTCATTTATTTGTGGTGTGATTTTAGGCTTACTTTATTTTCATACAGGCTCAATATTTTCTTGTATACTTGCTCATATGGGATACAATTTAATTGCGTACAGTGTGATAGTTTTACCCATATATAACAAATAA